Below is a genomic region from Deinococcus koreensis.
TCCGCCAGGGTCTCTCCGAGAGCATCGTGGGGATCATCAGCCAGCGGCTGCTGCCGCGCGCCGGGGGCGGCCGGGTGCTGGGCATGGAGATCCTGCTGGGCACCCCCACCGTGCGCGAGTGCATCAAGGATTCCGAGCGCGTGGAGGAGATCAAGCAGGCCCTGCTGGAGGGCAGCTCGCGCGGCATGCAGACCTTCGACCAGCACCTCGCCGAACTCGTCGCCTTCGGCAAGATGACCGAGGAGGACGCCATGGCCTCCGCGACCAGCCCGCACGAACTCAAGATCATGATGATGCGCCAGCAATTCGCGTAAAAAGGGTGATGGTCTACAGTTGATGGTTGATGGAGCGAGCAGTTGACCATCAACCATCAACCATTGACCATCTACACTGCCCCCATGATCGTGAAGTACGGCGGCAATGCCATGAAGAGCCTGGAACTGCGGCGCGCGGTGGCGGGCGAGATCGCGGGACTGCGCGCCGGGATGCCGGTGGTGGTGGTGCACGGCGGCGGGCCGGTGATCGAGCGGGAACTCGCGGCGCGCGGGGTGGGCAGCGAGTTCCGGGGCGGGCTGCGGGTGACCACGCCGGAGGCCATGGACATCGTCGAGATGGCGCTCTGTCAGCTCAACAAGCAGCTCAGCCAGGATGTGGGGCAGGCGGTCGGCCTGATGGGCCGCGACTCGCAACTCCTGAGCGCCGAAGTGCTCGACCCCGACCTCGGCCGGGTGGGCCGGGTGACCGGGGTCAACGCGGCGCTGCTGCGAACCCTGCTGGGCGCCGGCCTCACGCCCGTGCTGGGCTGCGTGGCGGTCGGCCCGGACGGCGAGGCCCTGAACGTGAACGCCGACACGGCCGCGGGCGCGGTGGCGGGCGCCCTGAACGACGGCGTGGTGTTCCTGACAGACGTGGACGGCGTGTACCGCGACTTCCCCGACCCTCAGAGCCGCGCCGCGCAGCTCAGCCGCGCCGAGGCCCTGGCGGGCATAGAGGCGGGCTGGATCGCCGGAGGCATGATTCCCAAGGTGCGCGCCGCGCTGGACGCCCTGCAGAGAGGTGCGCCCTTCGCCGTGATCGCCAGCGGGATGCAGGCGGGCGTGCTGGCCCGGGCGGTGAGCGGCGAGGCCGGAACGCGGATCGTGCCGTAGAGCGCAGAGGGCCGAGGGCTTAACAGCGAAGGTCTTCTCAGCGCGTCCGGCTGAAGACCAGCGTGTCGCGCAGTTTCGAGTGATCCTGAGCGTCCACGTCGTCGTTCACCAGCCGGGCGTCCAGGCGGTAGCCCAGCGCCTGCGGAATGCGGGCCGAGCGTTCGTTGAGGGGGTCACAGCGGATCTCCAGGCGCCGGAAGCCCAGCGTCTCCAGGGCCAGGGTGGTCAGCGCCTGGGTCACCTCGCGGGCGTAGCCCTGGCCGGTGTGGGGCGTGGCGATCCAGTAGCCGATCTCCCCCTTCGGCACCCGCCAGTTCAGCGCGTGCAGACCGCTGGAGCCGACCAGTTCGGTGCCTGCCGCGTTCCAGACGTGGTAGCGCAGGTTCTCGCGGCTGTCGAAGCGCTCGGCCACCCCCTGCAGGTTCTCGCGGGAGGCCTCCAGCGTCATGGGGGCCTGCGCCCAGTGCATCCAGACCTGCAGTTCGGGCAGCGAGGCGTCCACGGCGGCCACCAGCGCCCCGGCGTCGGCGGGATCCGGGCGGCGCAGGAGCAGGCGGGGCGTGCGGAGTTCAGTGGGAACGGGGGGCGGAGCGGGCTCGGTCATACGCAGCAGGCTAGCCCAGTCCCGGCCCCCCAGGATTCAGAGCCGCCTGTCCTTCGGATTGACCCCGTACACGGCGCCCCAGGGCTGGTAGACGCTCTTCAGGGTGTCCTTGCGGATCACCTTGCCCCCCACCTTCACCGTGCGGGTGATGGCGCTGCTCATGCCCTGCATGGGCGTGTCGAGCAGGCGGCGGCCCCCGGCGGCCACGCGAGCGTCCGGGCTGTAGCTGGGGCTGGCCGGCGCCTTGAAGTTCGTGATCACCGGCCGGCTGATGTTCACGGTGCGGCCGGTGTTGGCGCCGAAGACATCGAAGCGCAGGGTGTCGGCCGACTTGTCCCAGGCGGCCTGGATGAACAGGTACTTGCCGGTGTCGTTCTTCATCCGCAGGTTCTTGTCGGGCGCGTAGACGGTCGCCTCGAAGCCCACGGGGTCGTAGTACTTCACCCGGTGGCTGTGTTCGTGGCGCTCGGTGACCGGCAGACCCGCCTGGTACAGCGCCCGGAACACGGTCGTGCTCACCTGGCAGATGCCGCCGCCGTCCTCCTTGGTCAGGGTGCCGCCCGAGATCACGAAGCCCTTCACGAAGCCGGTGCTGGCGTCGATCTGGCCGATCTCCCGGTTGAAGTCGAACTCGTGGCCGGGCGCGATGAAGAAGTTGTCGAGCTTGCTGGCCCCGACCAGGATGTTCTTCTCGCGGAAGGCCGGGCTGCCGCGGTAGCTGCTGGTGCCGGTGGAGACGTGCCCCAGCACGCCGCGCGCGGCCAGCGTCGCCACCGACCGCTGGGGCTCGATGCGCTTGTAGGCGACCTCGGCACTGCTTCTGCCCGACCGGATGGCCTTCAGGAGCCGGGCCTTCGTCGCGTCGCGGTCGAAGACCCAGCCGGTCTGCCCGGCCGCCACCCAGGAGCCGCCCACGTTGCGGAACACGGCGGGCCGGGGCTTGCGGGCGTTGACCGCCTTCTCGATGCGATCTATCACCGGGGTCAGGGTGGAACTCACCTTGCCGGCCTTCTGACTCACCTTGATCCCAGCGGCCGGGAGCGTCCACGACTTGACGACCCCATGCTTCGTCACCTCGCCCTTCTGGATCTTCTGTTCGCTGGCCCGGAGGATGAGTTTGAAGGGAGTCTGGGCCGGAGTGGTCTGGGCCTGGGCGTGTGCAGTGGCCGCCAGGGACAAGGTCAGCAGGGACAGCAGGAGGGGCTTCACGCCGCTCAGGCTAGGGTGACGCTCCTGACGCGCCGTGAGGCCGGGTTGGGCCGGCGTTTACCCGCGCTTGGGGGGCGGTTCAGGCTTCGGGGGCAGCGCTTCCCCAGTTCTAGGGAATCAACGCTTCCAGGGTGGTCAGCCGCCGGCGCAGCGTGTCCAGATCGGGCGCCACGAGATTCACGTGCCCCAGCTTGCGCCCGGGGCGCCACGCCTTGTGGTAGAGGTGAACGCGCGTGCCCTCCAGGACGTCGATGCCGGCCCAGTCGGGCTCCTGTGGCTGACCGTCAGACCTTGCCACGCCGACCACGTTCACCATCGCGCAGGGGTGCAGGGGGCGCCAGTCGGCCAGGGGCAGGCCCAGTACCGCGCGCACCTGGGCCCCGAACTGGCTGAGACCGCCCCCGTCCTGGGTGAGGTGCCCGGAGTTGTGGACACGCGGCGCGACCTCGTTGACCAGCAGCCGCGTGTCCGGATCAGGGCCGCCCGGCAGCTGGAAGAATTCCAGGGTCATCAGCCCTTCTAGGCCCCAGGCCCCGGCCACCGCGCGCGCGATCTCGCGGGCCTCCTCCTCGGTGCCGCCCGGCACGTCCGGCGGGTACACCGAAGTCCGCAGGATGCCGCCCCGGTGGACATTCTCGACCAGCGGCCCGAAGGCGACCTGCCCGGACGGCGAGCGCGCCACCCCC
It encodes:
- the argB gene encoding acetylglutamate kinase encodes the protein MIVKYGGNAMKSLELRRAVAGEIAGLRAGMPVVVVHGGGPVIERELAARGVGSEFRGGLRVTTPEAMDIVEMALCQLNKQLSQDVGQAVGLMGRDSQLLSAEVLDPDLGRVGRVTGVNAALLRTLLGAGLTPVLGCVAVGPDGEALNVNADTAAGAVAGALNDGVVFLTDVDGVYRDFPDPQSRAAQLSRAEALAGIEAGWIAGGMIPKVRAALDALQRGAPFAVIASGMQAGVLARAVSGEAGTRIVP
- a CDS encoding GNAT family N-acetyltransferase; this translates as MTEPAPPPVPTELRTPRLLLRRPDPADAGALVAAVDASLPELQVWMHWAQAPMTLEASRENLQGVAERFDSRENLRYHVWNAAGTELVGSSGLHALNWRVPKGEIGYWIATPHTGQGYAREVTQALTTLALETLGFRRLEIRCDPLNERSARIPQALGYRLDARLVNDDVDAQDHSKLRDTLVFSRTR
- a CDS encoding VanW family protein; the protein is MKPLLLSLLTLSLAATAHAQAQTTPAQTPFKLILRASEQKIQKGEVTKHGVVKSWTLPAAGIKVSQKAGKVSSTLTPVIDRIEKAVNARKPRPAVFRNVGGSWVAAGQTGWVFDRDATKARLLKAIRSGRSSAEVAYKRIEPQRSVATLAARGVLGHVSTGTSSYRGSPAFREKNILVGASKLDNFFIAPGHEFDFNREIGQIDASTGFVKGFVISGGTLTKEDGGGICQVSTTVFRALYQAGLPVTERHEHSHRVKYYDPVGFEATVYAPDKNLRMKNDTGKYLFIQAAWDKSADTLRFDVFGANTGRTVNISRPVITNFKAPASPSYSPDARVAAGGRRLLDTPMQGMSSAITRTVKVGGKVIRKDTLKSVYQPWGAVYGVNPKDRRL
- the purK gene encoding 5-(carboxyamino)imidazole ribonucleotide synthase codes for the protein MTPSGHLGILGGGQLAQMLALAAIPLGVRVTVLEPDPLAPARLCAEHLQAPYTDPSGLDALAGCDAVTLEFENVPVEALAALQGRVPLRPGAGLLARSKHRVREKEALRAAGARTAPFVAIESEADLVGALEGVGGAGILKTSELGYDGRGQARVGTPAELATAWASMGGVPCVLEGLVPFERELSLGVARSPSGQVAFGPLVENVHRGGILRTSVYPPDVPGGTEEEAREIARAVAGAWGLEGLMTLEFFQLPGGPDPDTRLLVNEVAPRVHNSGHLTQDGGGLSQFGAQVRAVLGLPLADWRPLHPCAMVNVVGVARSDGQPQEPDWAGIDVLEGTRVHLYHKAWRPGRKLGHVNLVAPDLDTLRRRLTTLEALIP